Within Gilvibacter sp. SZ-19, the genomic segment CCAGCAGTATATCCGTTAGAATCGTTACGTGGAGTTTCCGGAGCGAAGAACCCGTCTTGTACCGGAGACTCATCAAAGTAGTATCCTGCACGTAAAGTAAACTTAGAAGTAGCCTCATACTGTAAACCGAAACGGTAAATAGAAGCATTCTTGTAGTTTCTTCTGTTAAAGGAATCCGGAATGTTTGGATCTGCAAAGTCAATATCCAAAGAGTTGTATACATCCCAGAAAGCACGGTTGAAATCGAAAGCGAACAACCATTTCTCACAGAACTCGTAAGAGAATCCTACTGTCAATTCCGCAGGAAGTGGAAGTGAAGCATCAAAAGTTGTATCGGCAAATGGAGTCAAAGGAGAATTTGGAATGTTCTCAAAGTCTGCCTCACCACCTTCTGCATCTAAGATGATCTCTGAACGGTAGTTGAATCCGATTTTGATCTTGTCCGTTGGTGTAAACATAGCCCCAATGGTATAACCCCAGGCATTTACCCCAGATGCGTCTACAGTAACATTAGCTCTGTTGCCATCAAGGTCAGTTAAAGTACGGTTCAAGTTTCGGTTAAAGTTTACAGAACCGCTCACGTAGATAGGTCCACCACCTATACTCAACTCGTCGAATAATTTAACAGATACTGTAGGCTGTACAAAGATCGCAGCCAACTCAATATTGTTAACCAAGTGCGATCCGGCCCAGTCCGTAGGATACTCTACAGTACTTCCGTAAGGCGTGTACACCCCTAATCCAAAAGCTAGCCAGTCGGTTGCCTTATAAGAAGCATACAAATAGAATGGGGTTCCAACAGGACTATCAGTCTCTGCAGAATAACCAAATTCTGAGTTTTGGAATTTAACGTCGGAGAACACACCGCTCACCCCGGCAGAGATGTTGAGTTTGTTTTCCAGGTAGACCATACCGGCAGGGTTAAAAAACACCAATTCGGCACTGTTCACGACTGCCACACCCGTGTGTCCCATAGCCAGAGATTTCTGCCCCTGTAGACTCACTCGGTATCCACCTGCATAAGTCACCGCCGCAGTCAACGCAAAAACAGCGAAAATGAGTAATTTTTTCATAAAAAGGGATTAAAATTTAGTTTGTAGTATTAGTTCATTTACAAAGGTAGTTCTTTTTAAGCCACTACCTATTTATTATGCATACATAATAAATGTTGTGCAATGTTATAAAAAATTCAAGACTTTTTGGTAAAATTCCCTAGGATTTTCGGCATGTAGCCAATGTCCGGCAGCGCTAACTTCCGCCACTTGTGCCTCTGGAAAATGACGTTTGATCAAAATTTCATCCATCGGAAGGATATAATCAGATCGCGCACCTTTTAAAAACAAGGTTGGACCCGTGTAATGCGCGTCAGCAGCTAATGGCTTGCCTACCTCTTCTATATTTTCTGCAAGTACTGGCAAATTCATACGCAGCCCGAGCAGTCCTTTCTCTTTCCAATACAAGTTCTTTAATAAAAATTGTCTTACCCCGGCGTCCGGCACCTCGGTAGCCAAAAGTTCGTCCGCTTGCGATCTGCTGTCCAATTGGGCATCCCATAGCAAGCCCAGACCTTTCAATATGGCCTGATGGTGCTGCGGATAGCTTTTAGGCGCAATATCGGCAACGATGAGTTTTAAAACTCGCTGCGGATGGTTCACGGCAAACTCCATAACTGTCTTCCCTCCCATAGAATGTCCAATCAAATTCGCTTTGTCCAAGCCGTGATGATCCATATAGGCCAACAGGTCTGTAGCCATTAATTCGTATGAGAATCCACTCGCATGAAAACTGCGCCCGTGATTGCGCTGATCTACCAAATGGACCTGAAATCCATCTGCTGCGAATTTATTGGCCAAGGTTTTCCAGTTATCTCCCATTCCTAAAAACCCGTGCAAGATCACCAAAGGTTGTCCTTCTCCAAGAATACGTGAGTGCAATAAGCTCATTACTTCAACTTATTGATATACATATTGACCACATTCTCCAGACCCAGATAAAGCGACTCCGAGATCAAAGCGTGCCCTATGGATACCTCGTCCAAGTTCGGAACCTGTTGGGCAAAATAGGCAATGTTATCTAACGACAGGTCATGACCGGCATTTACACCCAAACCGAGCTCATGTGCCAATTGAGCACAAGCCGCATATGGCTTTACCGCTTCTTTATTTCCGGCGGCATAACCGCTGGCGTAGGCTTCTGTATAGAGCTCTATCCGATCTGTTCCAACAAGAGCAGCTCCTTCTATCATGGCAGGAACCGGATCTACAAAGATCGAGGTTCGCATGCCCTTGGCCTTGAATTCTGCAATGATCTCGCTTAAAAAGTCCTTGTGTTTTTGGGTGTCCCAACCGGCATTGGAGGTCAATACATCTTCTGCATCCGGAACCAAAGTGACCTGTTCCGGCACAACTTCATTGACCAGATCGACAAAACTCCCAACAGGATTACCTTCTATATTGAACTCGGTATGAACCACTGCCTTTAGATCTCGCGCATCCTGATAGCGAATATGACGCTCGTCCGGTCTTGGATGGATGGTGATTCCGTGAGCGCCGAAATCTTGGATATCGGCAGCTACTTTTAGCAGATTGGGTACGTTTCCTCCTCTGGCATTGCGCAGGGTGGCAATTTTATTGATATTTACGCTTAATCGCGTCATGGCTTAGTATTTGATTACAAAAATACGAAGATGATAAGGGCTCATGCTCCTTAAAATTGATTAATTTGCATAAAAATTAACGGCTTGAACACGGAAGAATATATCATAAACGACGTTAGACCTTTTAGTTTGGAAACTACGGTTAAGGAAGTGCAGAACACTTTTAACAACCTGACGTATTCCCATCTGCCTGTTTTTAATGAGGGCACCTATTTGGGTTGTATCTCCGAGACAGACGCGCATTGCTTTGAAAGCGACAAAACACTCTTAGATGTGCAGTATGCCTTAGAAGGATTCTTTGTGCGTGAAAAGACCAATTGGCTGGACGTTCTCGAAGCTTTTGCCCAATACAACAGCAACATCATGCCTGTATTGGACGACGACCAACAGTATTTGGGTTATTTCGAGTTGGGTGATATTATGAACCTGTTCAGCGAAACTCCATTTTTACACGAAGCAGGAGGCATTATCATAGTAGAAAAAGGCGTGAATGACTATTCCTTTAGCGAAATCTGTCAGATCGTAGAATCCAACGACGCCAGACTCCTAGGCGTATTTGTTTCTCATATGGAGAACGATCTCATCCAAGCTACCGTAAAAATTGCACCTACAGGAATCAATACCATAGTACAAACCTTTAGACGCTACGGATACAACATAGTCTCACAACATGCCGAAGACACCTATCTGGACAGTTTGAAAGAACGCTCCAAATATCTGGACAAGTACCTCAACATGTAATCTAAGCCTTTAAAAGCTGCGCATGAAAATCGCGATCTACGGACAATTTTACCACAAAAATTCGGGCGGCTATATCGCCTCGGTACTCAACGCGCTAGATAAAGCCAAGGCCGACGTTTACATTGAGGCCAACTTTTTAGAGCTCATTCAGGCCAACGAAAGTATAGAGAAAGACTACCAAGGTTTTGAAACCTTTAGCAGTCTAGATGATTCTTTCGACCTCTTTTTTAGTATTGGTGGAGACGGGACCATCTTGCGTTCCATCACTTATGTGAAAGACCTCAATATTCCTATAGTTGGAATCAACACGGGCCGTTTAGGCTTTTTGGCCACCATTCAAAAGGACGATCTAAAAGAACATATAGATCATATCCTCAACGGAGAATACTCCATTTCTGAGCGTAGCTTGCTGCAAGTGAAAACCACCCCTGCTACTGCCATGGAAGGAGTTTTGAACTTTGCCTTGAACGAAGTTGCCGTAAACAGAAAGAACACTACCAGCATGATACGGGTTGCTACGGAGCTAAACGGCGAGTATTTGACCAGTTATTGGTCAGACGGGCTTATTGTGGCTACACCTACAGGTTCCACAGGTTACTCTTTGAGCTGCGGAGGTCCTGTTATCGATCCAAAATCGAACTCCTTTGTGATCACGCCTATTGCGCCGCACAACCTTAACGCCAGACCTTTTGTGATTCCGGACGACACGACCATCGGCTTGCAGGTATACGGACGCGAGGATTCGTACTTGCTTTCTTTAGATTCCAGGATCGTAACTTTGGCCAACGACACCGAGGTAGAGATCACTCGAGCTCCCTTTACAATTTCTCTGGTTCAACTCAACCACGACAGCTTTATAAAGACCATAAGACAGAAGCTTCTTTGGGGCGAAGACAAGCGCAATTTTAAACAATAAAAGAGGCGTTTTACTGTTTTACTTCTCGGAGGATGCAGTTAAGGCTGTGGATACCTCAAGTTTATTGTTATATTTGCACGTTTTTTCAGGGATATGAGGGCCTTATTTTTGCTGTTTTTTATGGGATTAGGAAGCTTTATGAGCTTCGGTCAAACCTACGAGATAGGAGCTGTTCTGGGCGGAACCAATTTTATTGGCGACGTAGGACGCACCAATTACATCTCGCCTAACACGCTTCACTTCGGAGGGATCCTCAAATGGAATCGCGGCCCAAGACACGCTTTTCGCTTTACTTTGATCCAATCCAACCTCAAAGGAGACGACACCAAATCCAGCGAAAGCAGACGTGCCCAACGCGGTTATACCTTTACCAATTCGATTACAGAAGCATCGCTGGGACTTGAATTTAACTTCCTGGAATTCAGCATGTATTCTGACCAACCACAACGCACACCGTATTTATATACCGGTTTGACGTATTTTCGATATAATAACCTTTTTAGGGACCCGAATACGGATGTGATTCGTAAATTTGACAGCGCTTGGGATTTTGCGATCCCAATGGTTGTTGGCTATAAAGCTACCGTAGGAACCAAGATGATCCTCGGAATTGAATTTGGAGCCCGATATACCCTAACAGACGCCTTGGACGGCAGCAATCCGGTAAAGGATCTCGCAGACGACCAAAGCCTTAAATTTGGCAACCTGAACAGCGACGATTGGTATGTGTTCACAGGACTTACCCTGAGCTTTACCTTTGGTCGCCAACCTTGTTATTGTAACTTTTAGCAATGAACGATTTGGACCGTATCGACAAAGATAAGCTGCCACAGCACCTCGCCGTAATTATGGACGGCAATGGTCGTTGGGCTAAAAAGCACGGTCTTTTCAGAACCAAAGGTCACGAAAGCGGTGCTAAAGCCGTGAAAGAAGTAGTTGAAGGAGCCGCAGAATTAGGCATACCTTTTTTAACACTTTACGCCTTTTCGACAGAAAACTGGAATCGTCCCAAATTAGAGGTACAAACCCTTATGAAACTCTTGGTCTCAAGTCTTAAGAAAGAGCTGAAGACCTTACAGAAAAACAATATACGCCTCGGAGCGATCGGAGCCCTTCAGGACTTGCCAGACAAGGCCAGAACGGAGCTCAATGAAGTAATTGAAGCCACAAAAGACAACGAGCAAATGACCTTGACATTGGCCCTGAGTTACGGCTCCAGAGAGGAAATCACAAAAACTATTAAAGAAATAAGTTCCAAAGTTAAAAATAACATAATTTCGATTGAAAAGATTGATGAAGACGTTATAAATAAGCATCTTTACACGCTTAATTTACCGGACGTGGATCTGTTGATCCGCACCAGTGGAGAGCAGCGTATAAGCAACTTTTTACTCTGGCAGATCGCTTATGCGGAATTATATTTTACAGAGGTACTTTGGCCCGATTTTAGAAAGGAAAATCTATACGAGGCTATTCTGAATTATCAAAACAGAGAACGCAGATTTGGAAAGACCAGTGAACAACTCAACTAACACTATATTTTTGAATTCCTATAAAAGAACTTTACCCCTTCTCTTGCTGTTATTGCTGCTGAGCTTTTCTGGCTTCAGTCAGAAACGCGACCTGGACGCCAATCGCAAATACGAGATCGGCAATATTGAGATCACAGGACTCAAAAGTTACAACGCACAGACCGTACTTACCTTTACCGGACTTAAATCCGGGGAACGCATTTATGTACCGGGGCAGCGCCTGAGCGACATCATCACCAACCTTTGGGATCAGAACCTGTTCTCAGACATCAGCATTTATGTGACCCGTATGGAGGGCGATGTGGTAGATCTAGAGATTAACATCCAAGAACTACCAACCTTGAACAATGTCTCCATATCTGGTATCAGAGATCGTAAGGCGCGCGATATCATCAACGATAACGAGCTTAAAAAAGGTCAGAAGGTTACGCAAAACCTGCTTACTACCACTAAGAATTATATCCTCAACAAATACCGCGAACAAGGCTTTCTAAATGCCCAAGTGATCATGAGCACCACTGCTGTGATCGACTCGGTTACTGGTTTGGACACCAAACAAGACTTGGCCATCGCCATCGACAAGGGCGAACGCGTAAAAGTTGATCAGATCACTATTGATGGCAACGAAGCACTTTCAGATGCAAAGCTTCAGAAGGCCATGAAGAATACCAAGAAAAAATTCCCTTTGCGATTCTGGAAACGCTCTAAGTATATCCGCGACGATTACGAAGCGGACAAGCAATCCATCATCGACAAATACAAAGAGAACGGTTATCGCGATGCACGAATCGTGAGCGACACTCTAATTCGCAAATCCGACAATACAGTTGCCCTTGAACTTACAGTAGAAGAAGGAAATCAATACTACTTCGGAGATATCGATTTCATCGGGAACAGTGTCTTTAGTGACGAATTGCTAAGCCGTGTCTTGGGAATCCAAAAAGGAGACACCTACAATGGAGTACTCTTAGAGGAACGCATTGCCGATGTAGGCGACCCGGAGGCTTTAGACCTCACCAACCAATACCAGAACAACGGTTACCTCTTCTCTCGTATTAACCCTGTGGAGGTAAACGTAAGAAACGACACCATAGATTTTGAGATCCGTATCATAGAAGGAAAACCAGCTTATTTTGATCACGTGACCGTGGTTGGAAACACTCGTACCAATGACCACGTGGTATATCGCGAACTTAGAACTCGCCCAGGCGAGATCTATTCGAAAGCCAATGTAGTGCGTACGGTTCGTGAATTGGGACAGGTTGGATATTTTGATCCTGAGCAGATCTCGCCAAACTTCAAGAACGTAGATCCGAACTCCGGTACCCTAGATATGGAATATTCTGTAGTGGAGAAAGGATCGAGCCAGATCGAACTACAAGGTGGTTACGGTGGAGGTGGATTCGTTGGAACCGTTGGACTTTCGTTCAACAACTTCTCCATCAGAAACATCTTTAACGGAAAGGCGTATAAACCGCTGCCAATGGGAGACGGACAAACCCTATCCCTAAGAGCGCAAGCCAGTACGTTCTTCCAGACTTATAGCTTGTCTTTTATCGAGCCTTGGCTGGGTGGACGTAAACCGATACAGTTCTCGGCCTCATTCTCGCATACCGTACAGTTCTTCTTTGACTTTAGAAGTAGAGATGCAGACCGTTCGCGTAAGTTCTTAATCACTGGTGGATCTTTGGGTATTGCAAAACGCCTCAAGTGGCCGGATGATTATTTCCAGATCTCGCATGCGGTAAGCTTCCAGCACTTCGACTTAAAGAATTATGTCACCAACCTATTTACGTTTGGTGATGGATACTCGAACAACTTGGCCTATACCATTGGTTTGAGTCGTGATAATACCACCGTAAACCCGATCTATCCACTAGGAGGATCACAGTTTGCCTTGACCGCTAAACTCACGCCGCCATGGTCACTGTTTAGCAATACCGACTTTGCCAACTTGCAAAACGACCCGGAATTCCAAGACGTAAACGGTAATCCAGATCAGGCGCGTATTGACCAAGAGCGATTCAAGTGGTTGGAATTCTACAAGATCAAATTCAACGCAACCTGGTATACCCGTGTTGTCGATAAATTAGTATTGAGAACCCATGCCGAATTTGGTTTCTTGGGTGCCTACAACAACGATCGTGGGATCCCTCCTTTTGAGCGTTTCTTTGTGGGTGGTGACGGACTTGGAGCCTTTAGCTTGGACGGTCGTGAAGTGATACAGTTGCGCGGTTATCCAAACCAATCGCTATCGACCATTGATGGAAATACGATTTTTAACAAATTTACGTTAGAACTGCGTTACCCTATCAGTTTAAAACAACTGGCAACCATATACGCATTGACGTTCATTGAAGGTGGAGCGGCTTGGGATAGTTTTAGAGATTATAATCCCTTCGTTATTAATCGTTCTGCTGGCGCAGGAATCCGTATATTTATGCCTGCGTTTGGACTCTTGGGAATCGATTTCGGATACGGTTTCGACCCTATTCCTGGTGGAATCGAGCCTAATGGATGGGAGACGCATTTTATAATTGGTCAACGTTTTTAAACGTTTTGGCACGATATTTTCAATTACTCAACTAACGACGATTATGCGATTAAAATTAATTCTCTTGGCTTCTGCCCTTATGATCGGCAGCCTAACCTACGCGCAACGTGGAGCGCGTATCGGTTATATTGATATGGAGTACATTCTGGAGAACGTTCCAGAATACCAAGAGGCTTCCCTGCAATTGGACAACAAGGTTCAGCAGTGGAAAAAGGACATTGAAAAGAAACTGGCAGAAGTAGATCAAATGAAGGTCGACTTGAGCAACGAACGCGTTTTGCTTACCAAGGAATTGATAGAGGAGCGCGAAGAAGAGATCCAAGTAAAACAAGACGAGGTACTGGATTACCAGCAGAAGCGTTTTGGACCTAATGGCGATTTAGCCATCCAACGCAGACAATTGGTACAGCCTGTACAAGATCAAGTCTTCAACATCGTTCAAGAGATCGCAGAGGCCAAGAAATACGATTTCATCTTCGACAAATCGGCAGACATTGTTATGTTGTTTGCTGCAGAGCGAAATGATATCAGTGACCAAGTGGTTCGTGCTATCAACAGAGCGGCTAAACGAACTCAGGCCACATCTAAAAAAGATAAAGAAGAGATCGAAGCTCGCGAAGCTCTATCTGCAGAAGAAGATGCTGTAGTTACGGCGAAAGAGCAAGAAATTGAAGCTAAGAACGAAGAGCGTGCTGCTGCTGCGGCCGCAAAAAAGACCGAAAGAGAAACACTTTTGGCAGAACGCAAAAGAGTCCGTGATTCTGTGCGCGCTGCTAAAAAAGCAGAGTTCGACGCTAGAAGAGCCCGTTTGTTGGCCGAGCGTCAAGCCAGAAAAGATTCTATCGACGCCGCTCGTGCTGCACGTCAGAATAACGACGACGACGGTGGCGAAGACGATGGCGGAGGCCTTTAACTCACATTAAATTGATAATCTATATACTTACTTAAACATTAATACAATTACAATGAAACATTTGAAATCTTTATGCGTAGCGTTGGTGTTGTTTGTTGGAGCTACCGGATTTGTGCAAGCTCAAGATGCGGCAAAAACTGCCCATATTGACACCCAAAAGTTGGTAGAAGCTATGCCGAGCATGGTGGACGCACAAAACCAATTAAAGAAATTGCAAGCCACTTATGATGCTGAGATCAAAACTATGGCTCAGGAGTGGGAAGCTAAAATGAAGCAATACAATGCCGAGGCCGAGAGCAAGACCGATGATGAGAACATCCGTCGCTCAAAAGAGGTTCAGGATATGCAAAAGAAAATTCAGGAATATCAGCAAAACGCACTTAAGGACCTTCAGCAAAAAGAAGTTGACCTTATGACTCCACTATTGGAAAAAGCGCGTGCTGCTATTCAAAAAGTAGCCCGTGAGCAAGGATACCAATACGTATTGGATTGCGCTGTAGGGAACGGAGTTATCCTTTGTGATGGACCAGACCTTTTGGCTGCTGTGAAAAAAGAGATGGGTATTTAATCTATCTGCTTTAAACTTTTTAAGAACTGCCTTCGGATTCCCGGAGGCAGTTTTTTATTTTTAGCTCATGAACAACAAGGGGCCTATCGGTATTTTTGATTCGGGTGTTGGCGGCACTTCTATTTGGCGTGCCATTCAAGCCCAAATGCCTATGGAGCACACCTTGTATCTGGCAGACAGTCGCAATGCACCTTATGGCAAGAAGTCCAAAGCCGAGATCACGGCATTGAGTGTTAAGAATACGGAGTTTTTAATTGCTCAAGGAGCTAAGATCATAGTGGTTGCCTGCAATACTGCCACTACAAACGCCATAGATCATCTTAGAGCAAGCTACGACCTCCCTTTTATTGGAATAGAACCAGCTATTAAGCCTGCCGCTTTGCAAACCCAAACTAAAAGCATTGGCATATTGGCCACACAAGGAACTTTAAGTAGTGCTCTTTTTGCAAAGACCTCTGAAACCTTCGCCAAAGACATACAAGTCATTGAAGTTATTGGAAGCGGCTTGGTAGAACTCATTGAAAGCGACCAAATTCAAAGCCCTGAGATGCTAGAGCTACTAAACAAATATTTGGCTCCTATGAAGGCGGCTAAAGTGGATCATTTGGTGTTGGGCTGCAGTCATTATCCCTACTTGATCCCACTAATAAGTAGTTTACTTGGTAAGGGCGTGAATATTATAGATAGTGGCTTGGCCGTAGCACGTCAAACCCAACGCATTCTAACGCAACACGAGCTTCTTTGTGAGCAACAAGACCCACAACACCTATTCTACACCAATGGCAACCCACAAGTCCTCAAAAGACTCCTAGCAGACAACACAGCCCCA encodes:
- the murI gene encoding glutamate racemase, which codes for MNNKGPIGIFDSGVGGTSIWRAIQAQMPMEHTLYLADSRNAPYGKKSKAEITALSVKNTEFLIAQGAKIIVVACNTATTNAIDHLRASYDLPFIGIEPAIKPAALQTQTKSIGILATQGTLSSALFAKTSETFAKDIQVIEVIGSGLVELIESDQIQSPEMLELLNKYLAPMKAAKVDHLVLGCSHYPYLIPLISSLLGKGVNIIDSGLAVARQTQRILTQHELLCEQQDPQHLFYTNGNPQVLKRLLADNTAPKQISYKDF
- a CDS encoding isoprenyl transferase, which codes for MNDLDRIDKDKLPQHLAVIMDGNGRWAKKHGLFRTKGHESGAKAVKEVVEGAAELGIPFLTLYAFSTENWNRPKLEVQTLMKLLVSSLKKELKTLQKNNIRLGAIGALQDLPDKARTELNEVIEATKDNEQMTLTLALSYGSREEITKTIKEISSKVKNNIISIEKIDEDVINKHLYTLNLPDVDLLIRTSGEQRISNFLLWQIAYAELYFTEVLWPDFRKENLYEAILNYQNRERRFGKTSEQLN
- the bamA gene encoding outer membrane protein assembly factor BamA, yielding MFLNSYKRTLPLLLLLLLLSFSGFSQKRDLDANRKYEIGNIEITGLKSYNAQTVLTFTGLKSGERIYVPGQRLSDIITNLWDQNLFSDISIYVTRMEGDVVDLEINIQELPTLNNVSISGIRDRKARDIINDNELKKGQKVTQNLLTTTKNYILNKYREQGFLNAQVIMSTTAVIDSVTGLDTKQDLAIAIDKGERVKVDQITIDGNEALSDAKLQKAMKNTKKKFPLRFWKRSKYIRDDYEADKQSIIDKYKENGYRDARIVSDTLIRKSDNTVALELTVEEGNQYYFGDIDFIGNSVFSDELLSRVLGIQKGDTYNGVLLEERIADVGDPEALDLTNQYQNNGYLFSRINPVEVNVRNDTIDFEIRIIEGKPAYFDHVTVVGNTRTNDHVVYRELRTRPGEIYSKANVVRTVRELGQVGYFDPEQISPNFKNVDPNSGTLDMEYSVVEKGSSQIELQGGYGGGGFVGTVGLSFNNFSIRNIFNGKAYKPLPMGDGQTLSLRAQASTFFQTYSLSFIEPWLGGRKPIQFSASFSHTVQFFFDFRSRDADRSRKFLITGGSLGIAKRLKWPDDYFQISHAVSFQHFDLKNYVTNLFTFGDGYSNNLAYTIGLSRDNTTVNPIYPLGGSQFALTAKLTPPWSLFSNTDFANLQNDPEFQDVNGNPDQARIDQERFKWLEFYKIKFNATWYTRVVDKLVLRTHAEFGFLGAYNNDRGIPPFERFFVGGDGLGAFSLDGREVIQLRGYPNQSLSTIDGNTIFNKFTLELRYPISLKQLATIYALTFIEGGAAWDSFRDYNPFVINRSAGAGIRIFMPAFGLLGIDFGYGFDPIPGGIEPNGWETHFIIGQRF
- a CDS encoding pyridoxine 5'-phosphate synthase; this translates as MTRLSVNINKIATLRNARGGNVPNLLKVAADIQDFGAHGITIHPRPDERHIRYQDARDLKAVVHTEFNIEGNPVGSFVDLVNEVVPEQVTLVPDAEDVLTSNAGWDTQKHKDFLSEIIAEFKAKGMRTSIFVDPVPAMIEGAALVGTDRIELYTEAYASGYAAGNKEAVKPYAACAQLAHELGLGVNAGHDLSLDNIAYFAQQVPNLDEVSIGHALISESLYLGLENVVNMYINKLK
- a CDS encoding alpha/beta fold hydrolase, translating into MSLLHSRILGEGQPLVILHGFLGMGDNWKTLANKFAADGFQVHLVDQRNHGRSFHASGFSYELMATDLLAYMDHHGLDKANLIGHSMGGKTVMEFAVNHPQRVLKLIVADIAPKSYPQHHQAILKGLGLLWDAQLDSRSQADELLATEVPDAGVRQFLLKNLYWKEKGLLGLRMNLPVLAENIEEVGKPLAADAHYTGPTLFLKGARSDYILPMDEILIKRHFPEAQVAEVSAAGHWLHAENPREFYQKVLNFL
- a CDS encoding NAD kinase — its product is MKIAIYGQFYHKNSGGYIASVLNALDKAKADVYIEANFLELIQANESIEKDYQGFETFSSLDDSFDLFFSIGGDGTILRSITYVKDLNIPIVGINTGRLGFLATIQKDDLKEHIDHILNGEYSISERSLLQVKTTPATAMEGVLNFALNEVAVNRKNTTSMIRVATELNGEYLTSYWSDGLIVATPTGSTGYSLSCGGPVIDPKSNSFVITPIAPHNLNARPFVIPDDTTIGLQVYGREDSYLLSLDSRIVTLANDTEVEITRAPFTISLVQLNHDSFIKTIRQKLLWGEDKRNFKQ
- a CDS encoding OmpH family outer membrane protein: MKHLKSLCVALVLFVGATGFVQAQDAAKTAHIDTQKLVEAMPSMVDAQNQLKKLQATYDAEIKTMAQEWEAKMKQYNAEAESKTDDENIRRSKEVQDMQKKIQEYQQNALKDLQQKEVDLMTPLLEKARAAIQKVAREQGYQYVLDCAVGNGVILCDGPDLLAAVKKEMGI
- a CDS encoding OmpP1/FadL family transporter — its product is MKKLLIFAVFALTAAVTYAGGYRVSLQGQKSLAMGHTGVAVVNSAELVFFNPAGMVYLENKLNISAGVSGVFSDVKFQNSEFGYSAETDSPVGTPFYLYASYKATDWLAFGLGVYTPYGSTVEYPTDWAGSHLVNNIELAAIFVQPTVSVKLFDELSIGGGPIYVSGSVNFNRNLNRTLTDLDGNRANVTVDASGVNAWGYTIGAMFTPTDKIKIGFNYRSEIILDAEGGEADFENIPNSPLTPFADTTFDASLPLPAELTVGFSYEFCEKWLFAFDFNRAFWDVYNSLDIDFADPNIPDSFNRRNYKNASIYRFGLQYEATSKFTLRAGYYFDESPVQDGFFAPETPRNDSNGYTAGLTFNLSDRFQIDASFLYLRFKEVDASYDFYFENGVAVPFGGTYKSSSFIPGLGISYRL
- a CDS encoding OmpH family outer membrane protein, whose amino-acid sequence is MRLKLILLASALMIGSLTYAQRGARIGYIDMEYILENVPEYQEASLQLDNKVQQWKKDIEKKLAEVDQMKVDLSNERVLLTKELIEEREEEIQVKQDEVLDYQQKRFGPNGDLAIQRRQLVQPVQDQVFNIVQEIAEAKKYDFIFDKSADIVMLFAAERNDISDQVVRAINRAAKRTQATSKKDKEEIEAREALSAEEDAVVTAKEQEIEAKNEERAAAAAAKKTERETLLAERKRVRDSVRAAKKAEFDARRARLLAERQARKDSIDAARAARQNNDDDGGEDDGGGL
- a CDS encoding CBS domain-containing protein produces the protein MNTEEYIINDVRPFSLETTVKEVQNTFNNLTYSHLPVFNEGTYLGCISETDAHCFESDKTLLDVQYALEGFFVREKTNWLDVLEAFAQYNSNIMPVLDDDQQYLGYFELGDIMNLFSETPFLHEAGGIIIVEKGVNDYSFSEICQIVESNDARLLGVFVSHMENDLIQATVKIAPTGINTIVQTFRRYGYNIVSQHAEDTYLDSLKERSKYLDKYLNM
- a CDS encoding DUF6089 family protein is translated as MRALFLLFFMGLGSFMSFGQTYEIGAVLGGTNFIGDVGRTNYISPNTLHFGGILKWNRGPRHAFRFTLIQSNLKGDDTKSSESRRAQRGYTFTNSITEASLGLEFNFLEFSMYSDQPQRTPYLYTGLTYFRYNNLFRDPNTDVIRKFDSAWDFAIPMVVGYKATVGTKMILGIEFGARYTLTDALDGSNPVKDLADDQSLKFGNLNSDDWYVFTGLTLSFTFGRQPCYCNF